Proteins from one Microbacterium proteolyticum genomic window:
- a CDS encoding sensor histidine kinase, translating to MDQTQLSLLALLVGIIVGSSVVSLIVVAQRARDRALAQGSSELPEGVESMLGALDDPAVVCDTSATVLALSPAAEVFGLDAGSAIADDDLRRVARTARENGAPVSEKLRLRRGAAPAEPRLVAVRAAPVSPRLVLLVLRDITERERVEEMRRDFVANTSHELKTPVGAVSLLAEAIESAADDPAQVRYFSGRMQAEIQRLSALTNRILSLSRLQASDELRDVRDVSIDEVVTAAIESHTIQADSAQVTVVRGGVKGLWVRGEPQILTEAVGNLIANAIAYSPQGSKVGVGVKLDEDVVEIAVTDRGIGIPESDQHRVFERFYRADQARSRRTGGTGLGLSIVKHAVQRHGGEVRLWSRPERGSTFTIRLPRTEAPDLDLVRPKARRKGRKSGSAARPAPVKGDTA from the coding sequence ATGGATCAGACGCAGCTCTCGCTGCTCGCGCTCCTCGTGGGAATCATCGTCGGGAGCTCCGTCGTGAGCCTCATCGTCGTCGCGCAGCGCGCCCGGGACCGGGCACTCGCCCAGGGGTCGTCGGAACTCCCCGAGGGCGTGGAGTCCATGCTCGGCGCCCTGGACGACCCCGCGGTGGTGTGCGACACGTCCGCCACCGTGCTCGCTCTGTCTCCCGCTGCCGAGGTCTTCGGACTGGATGCCGGCAGCGCCATCGCCGACGACGATCTGCGGCGCGTCGCCCGCACCGCGCGCGAGAACGGCGCCCCGGTCAGCGAGAAGCTGCGCCTGCGTCGCGGTGCCGCTCCCGCCGAGCCGCGCCTCGTCGCCGTGCGCGCCGCCCCCGTCTCGCCGCGCCTGGTCCTGCTGGTGCTGCGCGACATCACCGAGCGCGAGCGCGTGGAGGAGATGCGGCGTGACTTCGTCGCCAACACCAGCCACGAGCTGAAGACGCCGGTCGGTGCGGTGAGCCTCCTGGCCGAGGCGATCGAATCCGCCGCCGACGACCCCGCGCAGGTGCGGTACTTCTCCGGCCGCATGCAGGCCGAGATCCAGCGCCTCTCCGCCCTGACCAACCGCATCCTGAGCCTCTCCCGTCTGCAGGCCTCCGACGAGCTCCGCGACGTGCGCGACGTCTCGATCGACGAGGTCGTGACCGCGGCCATCGAGTCGCACACGATCCAGGCCGACTCGGCCCAGGTGACCGTCGTGCGCGGCGGCGTCAAGGGGCTGTGGGTACGGGGCGAACCGCAGATCCTCACCGAGGCCGTCGGCAATCTCATCGCCAACGCGATCGCCTACTCTCCCCAGGGCTCGAAGGTCGGGGTGGGGGTCAAGCTCGACGAGGACGTCGTGGAGATCGCCGTGACCGACCGGGGGATCGGCATCCCCGAGAGCGACCAGCACCGCGTCTTCGAGCGCTTCTACCGCGCCGACCAGGCCCGCTCCCGTCGGACCGGCGGCACGGGTCTCGGCCTGTCGATCGTCAAGCACGCCGTGCAGCGGCACGGCGGCGAGGTCCGACTCTGGTCGCGACCCGAGCGCGGCTCGACATTCACCATCCGCCTGCCCCGGACCGAGGCACCCGACCTCGATCTGGTTCGTCCGAAGGCGCGCCGCAAGGGCCGCAAGTCCGGCTCCGCCGCCCGCCCCGCACCCGTGAAGGGAGACACCGCATGA
- the phoU gene encoding phosphate signaling complex protein PhoU produces the protein MREVFHQSLEDVQGRLVEIAELVAVAIDRATRAFGSSDVSLAEEVIEADAIIDEKAVALDELAIEILARQQPVARDLRIVVTALRVSASLERMGDMAEHIAQLARSRFPERAIPKGLKSTFTRMGELDVQVARSLAELLRTQDLRIAEEIRDVDDDIDELHVSVFEKVLGDSWKGEATATVDATLASRYHERFADHAVSVAKKVVYLATGDWAGADEVTPTPVV, from the coding sequence ATGCGCGAAGTGTTCCACCAGTCCCTCGAGGACGTCCAGGGCCGACTGGTCGAGATCGCCGAGCTGGTTGCCGTCGCCATCGACCGCGCGACCCGCGCGTTCGGGTCGAGCGATGTCTCCCTCGCCGAAGAGGTCATCGAGGCCGACGCCATCATCGATGAGAAGGCCGTCGCCCTCGACGAGCTCGCGATCGAGATCCTCGCCCGCCAGCAGCCGGTCGCGCGCGACCTGCGCATCGTCGTCACGGCGCTGCGCGTGAGCGCGTCGCTCGAGCGCATGGGCGACATGGCCGAGCACATCGCGCAGCTCGCGCGCTCGCGCTTCCCCGAGCGCGCCATCCCTAAGGGGCTCAAGAGCACCTTCACCCGCATGGGCGAGCTCGACGTCCAGGTCGCACGGAGCCTCGCCGAGCTGCTCCGCACGCAGGACCTCCGGATCGCCGAGGAGATCCGCGACGTCGACGACGACATCGACGAGCTGCACGTCAGCGTCTTCGAGAAGGTCCTCGGCGACTCGTGGAAGGGCGAGGCCACGGCCACCGTCGACGCGACCCTCGCCAGCCGCTACCACGAGCGCTTCGCCGACCACGCCGTCTCGGTGGCCAAGAAGGTCGTCTACCTCGCTACCGGCGACTGGGCCGGCGCCGACGAGGTCACCCCGACCCCGGTCGTCTGA
- a CDS encoding phosphoglyceromutase, protein MPHTLILLRHGQSEWNKTNQFTGWVDVRLTDQGKAEAQRGGELLKESGVLPDVLHTSVLSRAIQTANIALDAADRLWIPVKRSWRLNERHYGALQGKDKAQTLEEFGNEQFMLWRRSFDVPPPPLPADDQYSQVGDPRYVGIDGEVPDTESLKIVIDRMLPYWHSDIVPDLQAGKTVLVTAHGNSLRGLVKHLEGISDADIAELNIPTGIPLVYQLDDDLKPLGPGEYLDPEAAAAGAAAVAAQGNKK, encoded by the coding sequence ATGCCTCACACGCTGATCCTCCTCCGCCACGGGCAGAGCGAGTGGAACAAGACCAACCAGTTCACCGGCTGGGTCGACGTCCGGCTGACCGATCAGGGGAAGGCCGAGGCCCAGCGCGGCGGCGAGCTCCTGAAGGAGTCGGGCGTGCTGCCCGACGTCCTGCACACCTCGGTGCTCAGCCGCGCGATCCAGACGGCCAACATCGCCCTCGACGCGGCCGACCGCCTCTGGATCCCCGTCAAGCGCTCGTGGCGCCTCAACGAGCGCCACTACGGTGCCCTGCAGGGCAAGGACAAGGCGCAGACGCTCGAGGAGTTCGGCAACGAGCAGTTCATGCTCTGGCGCCGCTCCTTCGACGTTCCGCCGCCGCCCCTCCCCGCGGACGACCAGTACAGCCAGGTCGGCGACCCCCGCTACGTCGGCATCGACGGCGAGGTGCCCGACACCGAGTCGCTGAAGATCGTCATCGACCGCATGCTGCCGTACTGGCACAGCGACATCGTCCCCGACCTGCAGGCGGGCAAGACGGTCCTCGTCACCGCGCACGGCAACTCGCTGCGCGGCCTCGTCAAGCACCTCGAGGGCATCAGCGACGCCGACATCGCCGAGCTGAACATCCCCACCGGCATCCCGCTCGTCTACCAGCTCGACGACGACCTGAAGCCGCTCGGTCCGGGCGAGTACCTCGACCCCGAGGCCGCCGCGGCCGGTGCCGCCGCCGTCGCCGCGCAGGGCAACAAGAAGTAA
- a CDS encoding class I SAM-dependent methyltransferase has protein sequence MTPSPVGRPTRGTTGVNRLRRVDRWIARHPVLRRADDPFVIDLGFGASAATPLELHARVARVRPDATVLGLEIDPERVARARAQAEGIDGVSFALGGFEVPTPGGRRPAIIRAMNVLRQYDEADVADAWARMCARLAPGGILVEGTCDEIGRVVTWVEVGADAVPRSLTVSLRLAELDDPAILAERLPKALIHRNVPGERVHDYVAALQREWSRAAAVAPFGPVHRWRTAIEALAADGWPVRGRSRWRLGEVGVDWSAVAPA, from the coding sequence GTGACTCCCTCCCCCGTCGGCCGCCCCACGCGCGGGACGACCGGGGTCAACCGCCTCCGACGGGTCGACCGGTGGATCGCGCGGCATCCGGTGCTCCGGCGCGCGGACGACCCCTTCGTCATCGACCTCGGATTCGGGGCGAGCGCGGCGACACCGCTCGAGCTGCACGCGCGGGTGGCGCGGGTGCGGCCGGATGCCACGGTCCTCGGTCTCGAGATCGATCCGGAACGCGTCGCCCGGGCCCGGGCGCAGGCCGAAGGGATCGACGGGGTGAGCTTCGCCCTCGGCGGCTTCGAGGTGCCGACGCCGGGCGGGCGGCGGCCGGCGATCATCCGGGCGATGAACGTGCTGCGGCAGTACGACGAGGCGGACGTCGCCGACGCGTGGGCACGGATGTGCGCGCGGCTCGCACCCGGCGGCATCCTCGTCGAGGGGACGTGCGACGAGATCGGCCGCGTCGTGACCTGGGTGGAGGTCGGCGCGGATGCCGTGCCCCGGTCGCTCACCGTCTCGCTGCGGCTCGCGGAGCTCGACGACCCGGCCATCCTCGCCGAGCGACTGCCGAAGGCGCTGATCCACCGGAACGTCCCGGGTGAGCGCGTACACGACTACGTCGCCGCGCTGCAGCGCGAGTGGAGCCGCGCCGCAGCCGTCGCGCCGTTCGGGCCCGTGCACCGGTGGCGGACCGCGATCGAGGCGCTGGCCGCGGACGGGTGGCCGGTGCGCGGAAGGTCGCGCTGGCGGCTCGGCGAGGTCGGCGTCGACTGGAGTGCCGTCGCTCCGGCCTGA
- a CDS encoding FUSC family protein has translation MTGEESSTTLGVVVPRSRVRTTLRRRWGRVRESLPAIVQIVVAATAAFAFAHFVLGHPVPLLAATVTVSSLGLVRDARPWRVAETVAGMLVGILLAEVVLLVAGAGWWQIALAMFVTLVVARFLSPQPGFALAAVVQSLIALVLVTGAPFVRLLDGAIGGAAALLVTALIPRTLRRTELRDADELFDAFDVATATIVRALRRGDRARAERGLERARALQTYVDAWSGSLESGQEVARISPFLRRQRTELERHARVRAAMDLATRNLRVVARRAAYLCADGQPRAVPADLLAEIERGAGLVRDALDDVAAEPAARATLAALAVRLDPAQILPDGNIGELNLVAAMRPLTVDLLVATGMPFAEAQTLLPRV, from the coding sequence ATGACCGGCGAAGAGTCCTCGACGACGCTCGGCGTCGTCGTTCCGCGCTCGCGCGTGCGCACGACGCTGCGGCGCCGGTGGGGGCGCGTGCGCGAGTCGCTGCCGGCGATCGTGCAGATCGTGGTGGCCGCGACCGCGGCCTTCGCGTTCGCGCACTTCGTCCTCGGCCACCCCGTGCCGCTGCTCGCCGCGACCGTGACGGTGTCGAGCCTGGGGCTGGTCCGGGACGCCCGCCCGTGGCGGGTCGCCGAGACGGTCGCGGGCATGCTCGTCGGCATCCTCCTGGCCGAAGTCGTCCTGCTGGTCGCGGGAGCGGGATGGTGGCAGATCGCGCTCGCGATGTTCGTCACGCTCGTCGTGGCCCGATTCCTCTCGCCGCAGCCGGGGTTCGCGCTGGCCGCCGTCGTGCAGTCGCTCATCGCCCTCGTCCTGGTGACCGGAGCGCCCTTCGTCCGGCTCCTCGACGGCGCGATCGGGGGAGCCGCCGCTCTGCTGGTCACAGCGCTCATCCCGCGAACGCTCCGGCGCACCGAGCTCCGGGATGCCGACGAGCTCTTCGACGCCTTCGACGTCGCGACCGCGACGATCGTGCGCGCGCTGCGCCGGGGCGACCGCGCCCGGGCCGAGCGGGGACTCGAACGCGCGCGGGCGCTGCAGACCTACGTCGACGCCTGGAGCGGCTCCCTCGAATCGGGTCAGGAGGTCGCGCGCATCTCACCGTTCCTGCGCCGTCAGCGCACCGAGTTGGAGCGCCACGCGCGCGTCCGCGCCGCGATGGACCTCGCCACCCGCAATCTCCGGGTGGTCGCCCGGCGCGCCGCCTACCTCTGCGCCGACGGGCAGCCGCGGGCCGTCCCGGCCGATCTGCTGGCCGAGATCGAACGCGGAGCGGGTCTCGTGCGCGACGCCCTCGACGACGTCGCCGCCGAACCCGCGGCCCGCGCGACCCTCGCCGCTCTCGCCGTGCGGCTCGACCCGGCGCAGATCCTCCCCGACGGGAACATCGGCGAGCTCAACCTCGTCGCGGCCATGCGCCCGCTGACGGTCGATCTGCTCGTGGCGACCGGGATGCCGTTCGCCGAGGCGCAAACCCTGCTCCCGCGCGTCTGA
- a CDS encoding YgfZ/GcvT domain-containing protein, which yields MAELSEVPGAVVDDGGLRHVGSPLAEQRRLASGAALAPLGDRRVLSVSGPDRLSWLDSLSSQALTHLPAGVSTEMLILDPNGRVEHAAAVIDDGETAWLLVDAVDAEPLATWLSRMRFRLRVEVKDRSDELSVVGGTRAAVAALGAVAPAGVPVVWVDPWPEVSPGGWAYARVEDHPGADRDWAEAVVDAAEFDRIVTAAVAGEVALAGREAVEALRVAAWRPRVSVDADERLLPHEMDWLRTAVHLSKGCYRGQETVAKVHNLGHPPRRVVALQLDGSDSVLPARGDVVRVGDAAIGAVTSVAVHFEEGPIALALVKRTAPADVAYVVDTADGPIAAAVETVVPSDAGATAGVPRLPRLGRRRAAE from the coding sequence ATGGCCGAGCTGTCCGAGGTCCCCGGTGCCGTCGTCGACGACGGCGGTCTGCGCCACGTCGGCTCGCCCCTCGCGGAGCAGCGCCGTCTCGCCTCCGGTGCCGCCCTGGCTCCGCTGGGCGACCGCCGTGTGCTCTCGGTGTCCGGCCCCGACCGGCTGAGCTGGCTCGATTCGCTCTCGTCCCAGGCGCTCACCCACCTGCCCGCGGGCGTGTCGACCGAGATGCTCATCCTCGACCCGAACGGGCGCGTCGAGCACGCCGCCGCGGTGATCGACGACGGCGAGACCGCATGGCTCCTCGTGGATGCCGTCGACGCCGAACCGCTCGCGACCTGGCTCTCCCGCATGCGGTTCCGCCTGCGCGTCGAGGTGAAGGACCGCTCCGACGAGCTGTCGGTCGTCGGGGGCACCCGCGCCGCGGTCGCCGCGCTCGGCGCGGTCGCTCCCGCCGGCGTCCCGGTCGTGTGGGTCGACCCGTGGCCCGAGGTCTCTCCCGGCGGCTGGGCGTACGCGCGCGTCGAGGACCACCCCGGCGCCGACCGCGACTGGGCCGAGGCGGTGGTGGATGCCGCGGAGTTCGACCGCATCGTCACCGCGGCCGTGGCCGGCGAGGTGGCCCTGGCGGGGCGCGAGGCGGTGGAGGCGCTGCGCGTCGCCGCGTGGCGTCCGCGCGTCTCGGTCGACGCCGACGAGCGTCTGCTGCCGCACGAGATGGATTGGCTCCGCACCGCCGTGCACCTGTCGAAGGGGTGCTACCGCGGGCAGGAGACGGTGGCGAAGGTGCACAACCTCGGCCACCCGCCCCGTCGCGTGGTCGCGCTGCAGCTCGACGGGAGCGACAGCGTGCTGCCCGCGCGCGGAGACGTCGTGCGCGTCGGCGACGCCGCCATCGGTGCCGTGACCTCGGTCGCGGTGCACTTCGAGGAGGGGCCCATCGCCCTCGCCCTCGTCAAGCGCACGGCCCCGGCCGACGTCGCCTACGTCGTCGACACGGCGGACGGTCCGATCGCCGCGGCGGTCGAGACGGTCGTCCCCTCCGATGCGGGTGCGACCGCGGGGGTTCCCCGGCTGCCGCGCCTGGGGCGCCGCCGCGCCGCGGAATGA
- a CDS encoding FABP family protein, with product MIEIPTDLPADLVPLSWLIGVWEGTGVIDYEADGRTFAGEFAHRVSFSHDGGDFLNYTGHAWLLDGEHRRPLVAETGYWRVARPATDADAGPALLPPTDTAPRRTADDVETLRTPEGGFPLEVSLAHSDGILELYLGQVRGPRIDLASDAVVRTAGAKTYTSATRLYGLVDDHLLWAWDVSAFGRELASHASARLARAE from the coding sequence GTGATCGAGATTCCGACCGACCTTCCCGCCGACCTCGTCCCGCTCTCGTGGCTGATCGGCGTCTGGGAGGGCACCGGCGTCATCGACTACGAGGCCGACGGCCGCACGTTCGCGGGCGAGTTCGCGCACCGCGTGAGCTTCAGCCATGACGGCGGCGACTTCCTGAACTACACCGGGCACGCCTGGCTTCTCGACGGTGAGCACCGTCGTCCGCTGGTGGCCGAGACCGGCTACTGGCGCGTCGCGCGCCCCGCGACCGACGCCGACGCGGGTCCCGCGCTCCTGCCGCCGACCGACACCGCCCCGCGCCGGACGGCCGACGACGTCGAGACGCTGCGCACCCCCGAGGGCGGCTTCCCGCTCGAGGTGAGCCTCGCGCACTCCGACGGCATCCTCGAGCTCTATCTGGGGCAGGTACGGGGTCCGCGCATCGATCTGGCCAGCGATGCGGTCGTCCGCACCGCCGGAGCCAAGACTTACACCTCCGCCACGCGTCTGTACGGACTCGTCGACGACCACCTGCTCTGGGCGTGGGACGTCTCGGCCTTCGGGCGCGAGCTCGCCTCGCACGCGTCGGCCCGTCTGGCGCGGGCCGAGTGA
- a CDS encoding response regulator transcription factor, giving the protein MAQLLVLSSAPGGGAVLPALELLSHRVRQIPAEPAQLVNAPSADVVFVDARIDLVGAKSLCKILTTTGMEAPLVLVVTEGGLTAVSTDWGVDDVVLVGAGPAEIDARIRLAMGRRSAEQVSSRISTSGITIDESSYSAKVHGKPLDLTYKEFQLLHFFATHPSRVFTREQLLSEVWGYDYFGGTRTVDVHVRRLRAKLGDLEQLIGTVRNVGYRFNVYEDDQPPVPAPSA; this is encoded by the coding sequence TTGGCTCAGCTGCTCGTTCTCAGCTCCGCCCCCGGCGGTGGCGCGGTTCTGCCTGCCCTCGAACTCCTGAGCCACCGCGTCCGGCAGATTCCCGCCGAACCCGCTCAGCTGGTCAACGCGCCCAGTGCCGACGTCGTCTTCGTCGACGCCCGCATCGATCTGGTCGGCGCGAAGTCGCTGTGCAAGATCCTGACCACGACCGGCATGGAAGCGCCGCTCGTGCTCGTGGTCACCGAGGGCGGTCTCACCGCCGTCTCGACGGACTGGGGAGTCGACGACGTCGTCCTCGTCGGCGCCGGGCCGGCCGAGATCGACGCCCGCATCCGCCTCGCGATGGGGCGTCGCAGCGCCGAGCAGGTCTCGTCGCGCATCTCGACCTCGGGGATCACGATCGACGAGTCGTCCTACTCGGCGAAGGTCCACGGGAAGCCCCTCGACCTGACGTACAAGGAGTTCCAGCTCCTGCACTTCTTCGCCACACACCCCTCCCGCGTCTTCACGCGGGAACAGCTGCTCAGCGAGGTATGGGGCTACGACTACTTCGGCGGCACGCGAACGGTCGACGTGCACGTGCGACGGCTCCGCGCCAAGCTCGGCGACCTCGAGCAGCTCATCGGCACGGTGCGCAACGTCGGCTACCGCTTCAACGTCTACGAGGACGACCAGCCGCCCGTCCCGGCGCCGTCCGCCTGA
- a CDS encoding RNA degradosome polyphosphate kinase, whose product MIEHDVLDAGLGDADDDDFDEAVEAADEQLPDSRYLDREISWLAFNQRVLELAEDPTVPVLERANFLAIFASNLDEFFMVRVAGLKRRIVTGLAVPTNVGRAPLDVLADISAEAHRLQLRHAAAWTDQVRPALADAGIEVVSWNSLDEDSAARLTEYFQRNVFPVLMPLAVDPAHPFPYISGLSLNLAIRIRNARTGRQEFARLKVPPMLPRFVEVPGDGPGVRYLPLEELISNHLGDLFPGMEVLDHHAFRLTRNEDMTIEEDETENLIQALEAELLRRRFGPPIRLEITEDMDDLTRDLLLSELDITEQEVYRLPGALDLRGLFDLSRIDRPDLHYPPHVPKTALAFQPAEQNGRADLFGAIRKGDVLVHHPYESFATSVQAFLEQAARDPHVLAIKQTLYRTSGDSPIVQALIDAAEAGKQVLALVEVKARFDEANNIVWARKLEKAGVHVVYGLVGLKTHCKLALVIREEEGRLRHYSHVGTGNYNPKTSRIYEDFGLFTVDDQVGRDLTRLFNELSGYAIEKKFKRLLVAPLHLRKGLLRHIERERTNALEGKPSGVRIKVNSMVDEQIIDALYRASQAGVPVEVWVRGICSIKPGVEGMSENIRVRSILGRYLEHSRIFTFVNDGDPQVFIGSADMMHRNLDRRVEALVRVVDPKQVQELSDLFDLAMDDGTSSWHLGPEGEWTRHSVDADGAPLIDLQEHTMARVQRKRRSRAVR is encoded by the coding sequence ATGATCGAACACGACGTACTCGACGCGGGCTTGGGCGATGCGGACGACGACGACTTCGACGAGGCGGTAGAGGCTGCCGACGAGCAGCTGCCCGACAGCCGGTACCTCGACCGCGAGATCAGCTGGCTGGCGTTCAACCAGCGCGTGCTCGAGCTCGCCGAGGACCCGACGGTCCCCGTCCTCGAACGCGCCAACTTCCTCGCGATCTTCGCCAGCAACCTCGACGAGTTCTTCATGGTGCGCGTCGCCGGCCTGAAGCGGCGCATCGTCACGGGTCTCGCCGTGCCGACCAACGTCGGTCGCGCCCCGCTGGACGTGCTCGCCGACATCTCGGCCGAGGCCCACCGCCTGCAGCTCCGGCACGCCGCCGCATGGACGGATCAGGTACGCCCCGCACTGGCCGACGCCGGCATCGAGGTCGTGTCGTGGAACTCGCTCGACGAGGACTCCGCGGCGCGGCTCACCGAGTACTTCCAGCGCAACGTCTTCCCGGTCCTGATGCCCCTGGCCGTCGACCCGGCGCACCCCTTCCCGTACATCTCCGGGCTCTCGCTGAACCTCGCGATCCGCATCCGCAACGCGCGTACGGGTCGACAGGAGTTCGCACGCCTGAAGGTGCCGCCGATGCTCCCCCGCTTCGTCGAGGTGCCGGGCGACGGCCCCGGCGTGCGCTACCTCCCCCTTGAAGAGCTCATCTCCAACCACCTCGGCGACCTGTTCCCGGGCATGGAGGTGCTCGACCACCACGCGTTCCGCCTCACCCGCAACGAGGACATGACGATCGAGGAGGACGAGACCGAGAACCTGATCCAGGCGCTCGAGGCCGAACTCCTGCGCCGCCGGTTCGGGCCGCCCATCCGCCTCGAGATCACCGAGGACATGGACGACCTGACGCGCGACCTGCTCCTCAGCGAGCTCGACATCACCGAGCAGGAGGTGTACCGGCTGCCGGGCGCCCTCGACCTGCGCGGGCTGTTCGACCTCTCGCGCATCGACCGCCCCGACCTGCACTACCCGCCGCACGTGCCGAAGACGGCCCTGGCCTTCCAGCCGGCGGAGCAGAACGGCCGGGCCGACCTGTTCGGCGCGATCCGCAAGGGCGACGTGCTCGTGCACCACCCGTACGAGTCGTTCGCGACGAGTGTGCAGGCCTTCCTCGAGCAGGCCGCGCGCGACCCCCACGTCCTCGCGATCAAGCAGACGCTGTACCGCACCTCGGGCGACAGCCCGATCGTGCAGGCGTTGATCGACGCCGCCGAGGCGGGCAAGCAGGTGCTCGCCCTGGTCGAGGTCAAGGCCCGCTTCGACGAGGCCAACAACATCGTGTGGGCACGCAAGCTCGAGAAGGCGGGCGTCCACGTGGTCTACGGCCTCGTGGGCCTGAAGACCCACTGCAAGCTCGCCCTCGTCATCCGCGAGGAAGAGGGGCGTCTGCGCCACTACAGCCACGTCGGCACGGGCAACTACAACCCCAAGACGAGCCGCATCTACGAAGACTTCGGCCTGTTCACGGTGGACGACCAGGTCGGTCGCGACCTCACCCGCCTGTTCAACGAGCTCAGCGGGTACGCGATCGAGAAGAAGTTCAAGCGCCTTCTCGTGGCACCGCTGCACCTGCGCAAGGGCCTGCTGCGTCACATCGAACGCGAGCGCACCAACGCGCTCGAGGGGAAGCCCTCCGGCGTCCGCATCAAGGTCAACTCGATGGTCGACGAACAGATCATCGACGCCCTGTACCGGGCGAGCCAGGCAGGCGTGCCGGTCGAGGTGTGGGTGCGCGGCATCTGCTCGATCAAGCCCGGCGTCGAGGGCATGAGCGAGAACATCCGCGTGCGGTCGATCCTCGGCCGCTACCTCGAGCACTCGCGCATCTTCACGTTCGTGAACGACGGCGACCCGCAGGTGTTCATCGGCAGTGCCGACATGATGCACCGCAACCTCGACCGCCGCGTGGAGGCGCTGGTCCGCGTCGTCGACCCCAAGCAGGTGCAGGAGCTGTCCGACCTGTTCGACCTCGCGATGGACGACGGCACGAGCTCATGGCACCTCGGTCCCGAGGGCGAGTGGACGCGCCACAGCGTCGATGCCGACGGCGCGCCGCTGATCGACCTGCAGGAGCACACGATGGCGCGGGTCCAGCGCAAGCGCCGGTCGCGGGCGGTCCGGTGA
- a CDS encoding NUDIX hydrolase, whose translation MTETAVYAAGGVVWRMVEGKYRVLLIHRTKYRDVTLPKGKVDPGETLAETAVREIREETGIRVSLGVPVGVSRYRMPSSRTKIVHYWAAEATDAAVRTSTFVPNKEIAAIEWVGLKKARKHLSYPVDIEILDEFVRLVDEHALPTFPIIALRHAKARTREEWNQEDAARPLSPRGRRQANAIVGPLLAFGVRRIVSSPAERCVRTVVPLSAALAQRVQMSEAISQDAWEEGRSDARSVVGERVRARKPVVLASHGPVLPDIMHELALATGTMRGSYLGSSSALEPAAFSVAHIPVAHPGSGIVAIETHEPQV comes from the coding sequence GTGACCGAAACCGCCGTCTACGCCGCGGGCGGTGTGGTCTGGCGCATGGTCGAGGGCAAGTACCGCGTCCTCCTCATCCATCGCACCAAGTACCGCGACGTGACGCTCCCCAAGGGCAAGGTCGACCCCGGCGAGACGCTGGCCGAGACCGCCGTGCGCGAGATCCGGGAAGAGACCGGCATCCGGGTCTCGCTCGGCGTGCCCGTGGGCGTCTCGCGGTACCGGATGCCGAGTTCGCGGACGAAGATCGTCCACTACTGGGCGGCGGAGGCAACCGACGCGGCGGTGCGCACCTCGACGTTCGTGCCGAACAAGGAGATCGCCGCGATCGAGTGGGTGGGGCTGAAGAAGGCGCGCAAGCACCTCAGCTACCCGGTCGACATCGAGATCCTCGACGAATTCGTTCGCCTGGTGGACGAGCACGCCCTCCCGACGTTCCCGATCATCGCGTTGCGCCACGCCAAGGCCCGCACCCGCGAGGAGTGGAACCAAGAGGATGCCGCGCGCCCGCTGAGTCCGCGCGGCCGGCGTCAGGCGAACGCGATCGTCGGTCCGCTGCTCGCGTTCGGCGTGCGACGGATCGTCTCGAGCCCGGCCGAGCGCTGCGTCCGCACCGTCGTGCCGTTGTCCGCCGCTCTCGCGCAGCGCGTGCAGATGTCGGAGGCGATCAGCCAGGACGCGTGGGAGGAGGGACGCAGCGACGCCCGCAGCGTCGTCGGGGAACGCGTCCGCGCCCGCAAGCCCGTGGTTCTCGCCAGCCACGGCCCGGTGCTGCCCGACATCATGCACGAGCTCGCCCTCGCGACCGGCACGATGCGCGGTTCCTACCTCGGCAGCTCGTCGGCCCTCGAGCCGGCCGCCTTCTCGGTGGCGCACATCCCGGTCGCCCACCCCGGGTCGGGCATCGTCGCGATCGAGACGCACGAGCCGCAGGTGTGA
- a CDS encoding 4-phosphopantetheinyl transferase produces MTLPAEMSVTWRRVPAGVERRTVSRALLGELLPGATFASRCPRCGGDHGRVHVGGTDATVSVSYAEGWAVVVTAPGWRRVGLDAVPASASGFDHVLPGGDARSWARVEAVLKVDGRGLAVDPLRVRFADSVVPGAEWTASIDDGATLVGWDVAGPSGVILAVAADPGAAHPR; encoded by the coding sequence GTGACGCTCCCCGCGGAGATGTCCGTCACGTGGCGCCGTGTTCCCGCGGGCGTCGAGCGCCGCACGGTCTCGCGCGCGCTGCTCGGGGAACTCCTCCCCGGGGCGACGTTCGCGTCGCGGTGTCCGCGTTGCGGCGGCGACCACGGTCGCGTGCACGTCGGGGGGACGGATGCCACCGTGTCGGTCTCGTACGCGGAGGGATGGGCGGTCGTGGTCACGGCGCCCGGATGGCGGCGCGTCGGGCTGGATGCCGTCCCCGCCTCAGCATCGGGATTCGACCACGTCCTGCCGGGCGGAGACGCCCGGTCGTGGGCGCGAGTGGAGGCCGTCCTCAAGGTCGACGGCCGCGGGCTGGCCGTCGATCCGCTCCGCGTGCGGTTCGCCGACTCGGTCGTGCCCGGTGCGGAATGGACCGCGTCGATCGACGACGGCGCCACCCTGGTGGGCTGGGACGTCGCCGGTCCATCCGGCGTCATCCTGGCCGTGGCTGCCGATCCCGGCGCCGCGCATCCTCGGTGA